A portion of the Candidatus Woesearchaeota archaeon genome contains these proteins:
- a CDS encoding DUF2073 domain-containing protein codes for MNGLELEIIPYSEIAHLSGLGRIRRILKSVKKDKIVLLQGRLRQEEETELIKTTMEEINKEFKGVELAVIQPEVENMDAIERAKMAIANYLIGDRQGLTIVGPATIVKEIKKDPHKISLLMKKSRRKKK; via the coding sequence ATGAACGGACTCGAATTAGAAATCATTCCCTATTCAGAAATTGCACACTTAAGCGGTCTTGGACGTATCCGCAGGATTCTCAAAAGCGTGAAAAAAGACAAGATTGTACTCCTTCAAGGAAGGCTTCGTCAAGAAGAAGAAACCGAACTTATCAAGACAACCATGGAGGAGATTAACAAGGAGTTTAAGGGTGTTGAGCTTGCAGTTATTCAACCAGAAGTAGAGAACATGGATGCAATTGAGAGGGCAAAAATGGCAATAGCAAACTACCTTATTGGAGACAGGCAAGGTCTTACTATCGTAGGTCCAGCAACAATTGTCAAAGAAATCAAAAAGGACCCTCACAAGATCAGCCTGCTCATGAAAAAAAGCAGGAGGAAGAAGAAATAG